A genome region from Nicotiana tabacum cultivar K326 chromosome 13, ASM71507v2, whole genome shotgun sequence includes the following:
- the LOC107806193 gene encoding translocase of chloroplast 34 produces the protein MASQVIREWVGMQQFSSATELKLLELLGKTKQEVHSVSTLTVLVMGKGGVGKSSTVNSILGERAVAVSAFQSETPRPVMVSRSLAGSTFNIIDTPGLVEGGYVNDQVLDLIKRFLLNKTIDVLLYVDRLDTYRVDNLDRQIVKAITDSFGKEIWRRALVVLTHAQVSPPDGLSYDEFTSRRSEALLKIVRLGARIRKQEIKASSVPVVLVENSGRCNKNEIDEKILPNGTAWIPNLVQTMIDVVSSDSKGILVDQKLIEGPNPNNKGKVLIPFILAFQYFFVVKRIQKWIKNDIATESRPSWA, from the exons ATGGCATCTCAGGTGATAAGAGAATGGGTCGGAATGCAACAGTTTTCTTCTGCCACTGAATTGAAGTTACTTGAATTGCTAGGAAAAACGAAGCAGGAAGTTCAT AGTGTAAGTACATTGACAGTCCTAGTAATGGGCAAAGGAGGTGTTGGAAAATCTTCAACAGTTAACTCAATTTTAGGGGAAAGAGCAGTTGCTGTCAGTGCATTTCAG TCAGAAACTCCAAGACCAGTGATGGTTTCGCGATCATTGGCAGGATCTACATTTAACATTATCGACACCCCAGGGCTGGTTGAAGGAGGATATGTTAATGACCAGGTTCTTGATCTCATAAAGAG GTTCCTCTTGAACAAGACAATTGATGTTTTGCTCTATGTGGATCGTTTGGATACATATAGAGTGGATAATTTGGACAGGCAAATTGTGAAGGCCATAACAGATAGTTTCGGCAAGGAAATATGGCGTAGAGCACTTGTCGTCCTCACACATGCTCAGGTCTCCCCTCCTGATGGATTGAGTTATGATGAGTTTACTTCAAGAAGATCAGAGGCGCTGTTGAAAATTGTTCGCCTGGGAGCTCGAATTAGAAAACAAGAGATTAAG GCTTCTTCAGTTCCTGTTGTTTTGGTTGAGAACAGTGGGAGATGTAACAAGAATGAAATCGATGAAAAG ATCCTTCCAAATGGAACTGCTTGGATACCCAATTTAGTCCAAACTATGATCGACGTTGTCTCAAGTGATAGCAAGGGTATCTTGGTTGACCAAAAATTGATCGAAGGACCGAATCCTAACAATAAGGGCAAAGTGCTCATCCCTTTTATCTTAGCATTCCAG TATTTCTTTGTTGTGAAAAGGATCCAGAAGTGGATCAAGAATGATATTGCAACAGAGAGCAGACCTTCATGGGCATAA
- the LOC107806192 gene encoding ATP synthase subunit delta', mitochondrial, protein MFRHGSRFLTRATTSMKWRRPFSTDLPAESVADSNFIEAWRKVVPNVEPPKTPSAFMATRPATPSSIPSKLTVNFVLPYSSELSGKEVDMVIIPATTGQMGVLPGHVATIAELKPGVLSVHEGNDVTKYFVSGGFAFVHANSFADIIAVEAVPLDRIDPNLVQKGLTDFTQKLNTASTDVEKAEAQIGVDVHSALNAALTG, encoded by the exons ATGTTCCGACACGGTTCTCGATTCCTGACCAGAGCCACCACTTCAATGAAGTGGCGCCGCCCATTTTCAACCGATCTACCGGCGGAGTCCGTTGCAGATTCCAACTTCATTGAAGCTTGGAGGAAAGTAGTTCCCAATGTGGAACCACCGAAAACTCCATCTGCATTCATGGCTACTAGGCCCGCTACACCGTCGTCGATTCCGTCTAAGCTTACTGTCAACTTTGTCCTTCCTTACTCTTCTGAACTCTCTGGTAAAGAG GTTGACATGGTTATAATCCCTGCAACTACGGGACAGATGGGTGTTTTACCTGGACATGTAGCGACGATTGCTGAGCTGAAGCCTGGTGTCTTATCAGTTCACGAAGGCAACGATGTGACCAAGTACTTTGTGAGTGGTGGGTTTGCATTTGTTCATGCAAATTCTTTTGCGGATATAATTGCTGTTGAAGCTGTACCACTTGACCGCATCGATCCCAATTTGGTTCAAAAGGGTCTCACTGACTTTACTCAGAAGCTAAACACTGCCTCAACTGATGTAGAAAAAGCTGAAGCCCAGATTGGAGTTGATGTACACAGTGCCCTTAATGCTGCTCTCACTGGTTAA